A genomic window from Daphnia carinata strain CSIRO-1 chromosome 9, CSIRO_AGI_Dcar_HiC_V3, whole genome shotgun sequence includes:
- the LOC130689143 gene encoding terminal nucleotidyltransferase 4B-like, translating to MDPAFGWIQPEQFGPAYEFWQRLWEKEQNSFENLNSQMNHLPSEGPSTTESFILLEDNDYAKGQKRKRDGSNKASTAIGLSKHRSRLIGKYNGCPWLLHGKHYSKGVLGLHEEIEDFFQYMTPTPQEHQVRLAVVHRIIDVIMKIWPHASVQIFGSFHTGLYLPTSDIDLVVLGKWDVLPLRTLEKVLLEKGIADRNTLKVLDKASVPIVKLTDRATEVKVDISFNMSNGVRSAELIRHFKRSYPTLQRLVFVLKQFLLQRDLNEVFTGGISSYSLILMTISFLQLHPRPEATQPTANLGVLLIEFLELYGRHFNYLKTALRIRNGGSYVPKDEIQIHMSDGYRPSLLCIEDPLNPSNDIGRSSYGALHVKTAFEYAYVTLTQAVHPLRDDINDPNIQSILGRIIRVTDDVIDYRRWIHLNFPLSVGPSLHGRLAPSLLETCDLSGSPSPPEERKSSKARV from the exons ATGGATCCAGCTTTTGGATGGATTCAG CCGGAGCAGTTCGGACCAGCTTATGAATTCTGGCAGAGATTgtgggaaaaagaacaaaactcATTTGAAAATCTAAACAGTCAAATGAACCACTTACCTAGTGAGGGGCCTTCTACTACAGAgtcatttattttgttagaAGACAATGACTATGCTAAaggtcaaaaaagaaaaagagatgggTCCAACAAAGCAAGCACAGCAATCGGGCTCAGTAAGCACAGAAGTAGATTAATTGGAAAATATAACGGGTGCCCTTGGCTTTTGCACGGCAAACACTACTCTAAAGGTGTGCTAGG GCTTCACGAAGAGATTGAAGATTTTTTCCAGTATATGACACCAACTCCACAAGAACATCAAGTCAGACTTGCTGTTGTTCACAGAATTATTGATGTGATTATGAAAATTTGGCCGCATGCAAGTGTTCAAATTTTTGGTAGTTTCCACACTGGACTTTATCTTCCCACAAg TGATATAGACCTTGTTGTCTTGGGAAAATGGGATGTACTTCCTCTTCGTACGTTGGAAAAAGTTCTACTTGAAAAAGGGATCGCTGATCGAAATACTTTGAAAGTACTAGACAAAGCTTCT GTGCCAATTGTGAAATTAACCGATCGTGCTACAGAAGTCAAGGTCGATATCAGCTTTAACATGAGTAATGGAGTTCGAAGTGCGGAATTGATTCGTCATTTTAAGA gatcGTATCCAACCCTCCAACGTctcgtgtttgttttgaagCAATTTCTTTTACAACGTGACCTCAATGAAGTATTTACTGGGGGAATAAGCTCGTACAGTCTGATTTTGATGACAATTAGCTTCCTTCAG TTGCATCCCCGGCCTGAAGCAACTCAACCTACGGCAAATCTTGGAGTGTTGTTAATTGAATTTCTAGAATTGTACGGCCGACATTTCAACTACCTTAAAACGGCCCTCAGGATACGAAATGGTGGTTCCTATGTGCCCAAAGATGAG ATTCAGATCCATATGTCAGATGGATATCGTCCATCACTTTTATGTATCGAAGATCCTTTAAATCCTTCCAACGATATTGGCAGAAGCTCTTATGGGGCACTTCACGTTAAAACAGCTTTCGAATACGCATATGTTACCCTCACTCAGGCTGTACATCCACTTCGAGACGATATCAACGATCCTAACATTCAAAG taTATTAGGTAGAATAATCCGGGTAACAGACGATGTGATTGACTATCGGCGATGGATTCACTTGAACTTCCCATTGTCTGTTGGACCCTCTCTTCATGGGCGTTTAGCTCCATCTCTCTTGGAGACTTGTGATCTGTCTGGTTCACCTTCTCCACCTGAAGAACGCAAAAGTTCGAAGGCGCGTGTGTGA
- the LOC130689154 gene encoding uncharacterized protein LOC130689154: MMLFRLVSLGVFFFLASPLQCYQEGKNKESGGRLKRSVILLPANTSITVTLDLSMPVPALVSQSGFYNMRVPFRFFIPTYDQLTSFYTESREDDGNQIEQIHRQEQERANDERRFIYRSMESLLSSFGIDGMACVQRAICELSEAPIGHNDLLGNTLSLLLTPPRVANFGKWILGNRDATANHKTDQEECIACEVVDESYEDEYVKAYHHGKQGDCLHRYGSACPISFFSIFNI, encoded by the exons ATGATGCTCTTTCGATTGGTATCCTTaggtgtgttttttttcttagcgtCACCTCTCCAGTGTTATCAGGAaggcaaaaataaagaatccgGTGGTCGGCTAAAACGATCGGTTATTCTTCTTCCGGCAAACACGAGCATTACGGTCACTTTAGATCTTTCAATGCCTGTCCCTGCGCTTGTCTCCCAGTCAGGGTTTTATAACATGAGAGTACCTTTTCGGTTCTTCATACCAACCTACGATCAGTTAACATCCTTTTACACCGAAAGTCGCGAGGATGACGGCAATCAAATTGAACAGATTCATCGCCAGGAGCAAGAGCGCGCTAACGATGAACGTCGGTTTATCTACAGGAGTATGGAATCCCTTCTATCAAG TTTTGGAATCGATGGCATGGCTTGCGTTCAACGGGCTATCTGTGAGCTGTCTGAAGCACCCATAGGTCATAACGATCTTTTGGGAAACACGTTGAGTCTCTTGCTAAC TCCTCCTAGGGTAGCTAATTTCGGCAAATGGATTTTGGGAAACCGCGACGCCACAGCGAACCATAAGACGGATCAAGAAGAATGCATTGCGTGCGAAGTAGTTGATGAGTCCTACGAAGATGAATATGTTAAGGCATATCATCATGGGAAACAAGGAGATTGCTTACACCGCTACGGATCGGCATGCCCAATATCTTTCTTCAGCATTTTTAACATCTAA
- the LOC130689156 gene encoding uncharacterized protein LOC130689156 isoform X1 encodes MWGYLVLCSLLLSNVFTPSFQSPQSSFFRWSTDEAKQYIPTESQTTPAYTDKPKVDIGQSLQFPVKEKLAQELMPSIPVNLSDSEQGENLKLPNTTLPVKGNLTSGLKNYIGDEVSSFLATSVVFLGAVLGREGCELKAACLVGSLVPPLQGRDIAVIAAEPIIPEVWKMLYEAAKSSIIQGQDCSQYNCV; translated from the exons ATGTGGGGCTATCTGGTTTTGTGTTCGCTATTGTTGAGTAACGTTTTCACCCCATCTTTCCAGTCACCTCAGAGTTCGTTTTTTAGATGGTCAACAGATGAAGCCAAACAATATATACCTACTGAGAGCCAAACTACACCAGCATACACAGATAAACCTAAAGTGGACATTGGACAAAGTTTGCAATTCcctgttaaagaaaaacttgcaCAGGAATTGATGCCTTCAATACCTGTTAATTTATCTGATTCTGAACAGG gagaaaatttaaaattgccGAATACGACATTGCCTGTCAAAGGCAATTTAACATCCGGATTGAAAAATTATATTGGTGACGAAGTAAGCTCATTTCTTGCAACCAGCGTAGTCTTTTTAGGAGCTGTACTAGGTCGAGAGGGATGCGAGCTGAAAGCTGCATGCTTAGTTGGGTCATTAGTACCACCTTTACAGGGAAGGGATATAGCTGTAAT TGCAGCAGAACCAATTATACCTGAGGTCTGGAAGATGTTGTATGAAGCTGCCAAATCAAGTATTATTCAAGGTCAAGATTGCAGTCAGTATAATTGTGTATGA
- the LOC130689156 gene encoding uncharacterized protein LOC130689156 isoform X2, with the protein MWGYLVLCSLLLSNVFTPSFQSPQSSFFRWSTDEAKQYIPTESQTTPAYTDKPKVDIGQSLQFPVKEKLAQELMPSIPVNLSDSEQGENLKLPNTTLPVKGNLTSGLKNYIGDEVSSFLATSVVFLGAVLGREGCELKAACLVGSLVPPLQGRDIAVIRTNYT; encoded by the exons ATGTGGGGCTATCTGGTTTTGTGTTCGCTATTGTTGAGTAACGTTTTCACCCCATCTTTCCAGTCACCTCAGAGTTCGTTTTTTAGATGGTCAACAGATGAAGCCAAACAATATATACCTACTGAGAGCCAAACTACACCAGCATACACAGATAAACCTAAAGTGGACATTGGACAAAGTTTGCAATTCcctgttaaagaaaaacttgcaCAGGAATTGATGCCTTCAATACCTGTTAATTTATCTGATTCTGAACAGG gagaaaatttaaaattgccGAATACGACATTGCCTGTCAAAGGCAATTTAACATCCGGATTGAAAAATTATATTGGTGACGAAGTAAGCTCATTTCTTGCAACCAGCGTAGTCTTTTTAGGAGCTGTACTAGGTCGAGAGGGATGCGAGCTGAAAGCTGCATGCTTAGTTGGGTCATTAGTACCACCTTTACAGGGAAGGGATATAGCTGTAAT CAGAACCAATTATACCTGA
- the LOC130689159 gene encoding protein phosphatase inhibitor 2-like, which produces MAENLMKVPVKGILKNSTSFEGSTSSKGSTNRGAKWDEMNILATHHPPDKDYGHMKIEEPKTPFSYQGEDSGDEEDNHELDSKLLTERLMAGNEKLPAQISESFVSEDEEEETPNDKAKRRSFEHKRKAHYNEFMAVKLARQLMQKEEDDVENNEEERLSEKNVHLEVKEAVDDVEGMDIIDQSQTSS; this is translated from the exons ATGGCTGAAAATCTGATGAAAGTTCCAGTAAAAGGAATTCTAAAAAATTCTACAAGTTTTGAAGGCTCGACCTCCAGCAAAGG GTCCACCAATCGAGGTGCGAAATGGGATGAAATGAATATTCTAGCTACCCACCATCCACCTGATAAAGATTATGGCCACATGAAAATTGAAGAGCCTAAAACACCATTTAGTTATCAGGGAGAAGATTCTGGTGATGAGGAAGATAACCATGAGCTAGATAGTAAACTTCTCACAGAAAG GTTGATGGCTGGTAATGAGAAACTTCCAGCCCAGATAAGTGAAAGCTTTGTTAgcgaagatgaagaagaagaaactccAAATGATAAAG CTAAAAGGAGGTCCTTTGAACACAAACGTAAAGCACACTACAATGAATTTATGGCTGTCAAATTAGCAAGACAGCTTATGCAGAAAGAGGAAGATGATGTTGAAAacaatgaagaagaaagattaTCTGAAAAGAATGTTCACCTTGAAGTAAAGGAAGCAGTTGATGATGTAGAAG GAATGGACATAATAGATCAGTCTCAGACTTCCAGTTGA